CTTTTCTGAGGAAGGGGGCTTATGGATAGGAGGTTTCAATTTAGAGTTGGGAATGCAAAAGAAAGAGATTGTGGAAAAGCTAACCGGGAAGTATCGATTCGTAGAGCAGGAAGATAGGCTAATGCTCATGGAGCAAAACGGGGAGAGGGTAAAAGTTGTGGGTGTCTTATATTTTAAGAAAGGGAAATTAAGTTATGTGTCAAAAGGCTGGGGAGAGTATGAGGGGTTCCAGATGGATACCCTGGGAAAAACACTGTTATCCCTTTTCCAGAACCTGAAAAAAGGAGGGCTCACCTCAGCCAATATCGCTGTTGGATCTACACGGGAACCTCAGAATACCACCCATACCATTCAAATGGATTTTGGAAAAAAGAAAATTCGGATTAAAATTTTTGAAGGTCAAATGGCCTCCCCTCACATTTCGATTTTTGAAGAATTAGGTGAGGAAGAAAATGTGCCCCCAAGGTTATTTCTTCCCAAGGAATCACCCGCCCTGATGCCGGAAAAAGATGTTGAAAAAGGTGGGCCCTTCAAGGAAGGGGAGATTGAGTCCCCAAAAACTTCAAAATCTTCCCGGCCGGTGATTATTTAAAGGTTTGCACCCTCAAAGCCTAGATTAGGAATCATTTATCCCCTTCTATGGTTTTCTTGCCCGGGTTTCCTCCCTTAATTTAAGGTTTCCTGTTGACATTTTTGGTTTTAAAAAGGCATCCTATTTATAAACTGCCTAGTGCTTTCTTTTTCTTAAAAATTTTAATTACATCAAAGAATCCATGGCTTTTTTAAAAATTGGAACCTGGAATGTCAATTCCATTCGGACCCGCCTGCAGGCGGTGTTGCAATGGCTAAAGGAGCAGGACCCCCATGTCCTTTGTCTTCAGGAAACAAAGGTTCAAGATGAACAATTTCCAAAAAGCCCGATTGAAGAGGCGGGATTCCATGTGGCCTTTAACGGCCAGAAGGCATACAATGGCGTTGCCATCATCTCTAAACTTTCTCTAAGAGATGTTTCCATGGATTTTGACGGAAATCCTAATCCTTTACAAAAGAGGTTTATCGGGGCAACCGTTGGGAGTGTACGGGTGATTAACGTCTATATTCCCAATGGGTCTGAAGTAGGATCCCCTGCTTTCCAATTTAAGCTGGATTTTTTTGGGAAGTTGTCGGGTTATATCAAAAAGATTTATACCTTAGAGAATCCCTTAGTACTGGTGGGAGATTTTAATGTGGCCCCTGAGGCCATTGATGTTTATGACCCCGTTGCCATGGAAGGACAAATTCTGTTTCATCCCGATGAGCGAAGAGCGTTGGGAGAATTTGGAAAATGGGGTCTGGTAGATCTTTTTCGGCATTTCCATTCAAAGGGAAATGCTTTTACCTGGTGGGATTACCGAATGAATGCTTTTCGCAGGAAAATGGGGTTACGGATTGATCATATTTTTGCAACACCATATCTTGCACAACGCTGCAGGGAATGTGAGATTGATTCGGAACCCAGGAAAAAGGAAAAACCATCGGACCATGCTCCGGTTATAGCCACTTTTGAAATCTAGATAACTGTTTAATTTAAATGGGAAAGTTAAATAAAGGAAAAAAGAGAAATTAAAAACATTAGGCCTGTGTATAAATATTTTATATTGAATGGTTTTTTAATTTTCGGAGCCCTAGGGGTCCTTTTGTTTTCCATAACCTCTTGCACCCAAGACGCAGGTTCCGAACGGAGAAAAGCCGCAAGGAACGAATTAAAAAGAATGGGAATCTCTTTTTCCCCTCAGGCCTTTATGGAAAGTATTAAAAAGGGTGAGGTGGGAACGGTGAACCTGTTTTTGGCCGGCGGGATGGATCCCGAAACAAAGGACAATTTTAATCAGACTGCTTTGATGTACGCGGCAATGGAGGGGAGAAATAGTGTGGTGAAGGCTCTGGTAGAAAAAGGGGCCAATGTAAATGGCTATAATAATAAGGGCGGAACGGTTTTAATGTTTGCGGCCATGAACGGTCATGACCGCACGGTCAAAACCCTTTTAGAAAAAGGTTCTTTTGTCAATTCGAGCACTCGGGACGGTTTAACCGCTTTGATGGTAGCTGCCGGTGCGGGTCATAACGATACGGTGATGACACTGATTGAAGGAGGGGCTGAGATTAACGGGGGGGACGGTATTGGACAAACCGCTTTAATGCATGCTGTTGCCGCAGAGCGTACCGGAACAGTAAAATCCTTGTTGGAAAATGGTGCGGATCCCAATGCTAAATCATCCAGAGGTTCATCTGTTTTAGCCATTGCTAAATCCCAGGGGTTTACCGATATTATTCAACTGTTGGAAGAAGCCCAAGGTCAAAAATGAAGGGTTTTAAATTTATAATATTTCAGTTTAAGTATTCGTGTGTAATCTTTTGGAAAAATTGATCCTTTCTGGGACAGAAATTCAAACCTCACGAATCGGTTTGGGCACATGGGCCATTGGTGGATGGCTGTGGGGAGGAACCGATGAAACGGATTCAATCCGAACCATTCAGTCTGCCATTGATCGGGGAATTAGTTTAATCGATACCGCCCCGGTCTATGGTTTTGGCCGGTCGGAAGAGATCGTTGGAAAAGCTCTGTCTGAATCCAATTATCGTGAGAAGGCGCTGATTGCCACCAAATGCGGATTAGAATGGGACAATGGCAATATTTTTAGAAATTCAACTCAAAGACGAATTCACAAAGAAATTGAGGCCTCACTAAAAAGGCTTCAAACCGATTGCATCGATTTATACCAAATTCATTGGCCCGACCCATTGGTTCCTTTTGATGAAACCGCACGGACCATGGAGGACCTCCTGAAACAGGGAAAAATCCGGGCTGTGGGGGTCAGCAACTATTCTCCAAATCAAATGGATCAATTTCAAAAAGCAGCTTCTCTTCATACCAGTCAACCTCCCTATAATTTGCTCGAACGGGGAATTGAACAAGATGTGTTACCTTTTTGCCATAAAGAGGGTATCACCACACTTGTTTACGGTGTGCTTTGCAGAGGTCTTCTTACAGGAAGGATGAATTTAAATACCCAGTTTAAGGGGGATGATTTGAGAAAAATAGATCCAAAGTTCCAGCCCCCTTCATTCGGGCATTATTTAAAGGCGGTCAAAGCATTGGATCAATTTTCAAAAGACCGGTATGGGAAGAGCGTGTTAGAACTTTCGGTCCGTTGGGCAATGGATCAACCCGGGGTGTCGGTGGTTCTTTGGGGTGCAAGGAGACCTCAACAACTGGACCCAATAGAGGGAGTGATGGGCTGGTCTTTAAATCAGGGGGCCTTATCCCTCATAGACCAGATCCTCGAGCAGAACATTCCTGGGTCCATTGGACCCGAATTTATGGCTCCTCCGGCTCGTCATGGATAAACCCGCTATTTTTTTTATATTCCTAATGTGAAGTATTGCCTATGGACTATCAATCTCCTTAGGTTTTACCAGTAAAAAACAAAAAAAATTTTGTATTTTTAAAAACAATACCTTTTAAGGGGAACAAAATGGAAACGACGGTAAAAGAAAAACCCTCATTTGCAAAATGGTTGATCCTTTTTGTTTTTGGGTTTGTGATTGCCTCATTTTTTTATTTTGATTTAAGCCAGTTTCTCAGTCTTACCTCTCTGAAAGAAAATAAAGAAGCCCTCCAAAACTATACCCAGAGCCATTACCTTTTGGTGGTGGGTTTATATATTCTTATTTATATCGTTCAAACCGCTTTTTCTCTACCCGGGGCCGCCATCCTCACCTTAGCCGCAGGTTTTTTATTTGGCGCGTTTTTAGGTACAGTCTACGTTAATATCGGGGCAACCGCAGGTGCGACTCTGGCTTTTATTGCTGCCCGGTATCTATTCCGGGATAGTGTGGAAAAAAAGTTTGGGACAAAACTGGATTCCATTCAGCAGGGTTTTTCCAAAAATGCCTTTAATTATTTATTAACGTTACGGCTCATTCCGCTTTTCCCTTTTTTCCTGGTTAACCTTGCTTCGGGTTTGACCCGAATGAAACTTCCCACCTATGTGGGTGGAACCGCATTGGGAATTCTGCCGGGGAGTTTTGTCTATGCCAATGCCGGAAAACAGCTTGGGACCATTAATGCTTTAGAGGATATTGCTTCTCAGGGGGTAATTGGTGCCTTTGTGTTGTTAGGCCTCCTTGCCCTGGTTCCTGTAGTTTACCAGAAGCTGAAAAGAGCTCCTATGGAAAAACAGGTTTTCGACGCAGGAGATTCCAAAAAATGAGTTCCCTAAAAGGGTTGGCGTTTGGTTTATTGGTTATCCTTTTCTTTCTTGATCCATCTTTTGCTGATCGACCAAACGTCCTGAAGGTTGGGGAATTTTCCAAAGCAGTGGAGGGTGAAAATATCCCGGAGGGGTGGGAGCCATTGACCTTTAAAAAAATTTTGACCCACACCCGGTATGAAGTGATCAAAGAGGGGGATGTGACCGTTATTCAAGCGATGAGTGACGGTGGGGCCTCCGGTTTGACCCGAAAGATACATATCGACCTAAAAGAATATCCTGTTATTCAATGGCGCTGGAAGGTAGACAATGTGATTCAAAGCAGTGATGTTTTCAGCAAAGAGGCCGATGATTATGCGGCCCGGATCTATATTACCTTTGAATATGACCCGGATAAGGTGAGTTTCGGTAAAAAGGTGAAATATAAAGCCGGCCGTCTCATTTTTGGAGACATCCCCATTGCGGCCATCAATTATATTTGGGAGAGTAAAACACCAAAGGGAACGATTGTGGATAATGCCTATACAGATTTTGTCAAAATGATTGTGGTAGAGAGTGGAGAGGAGAGGGTGGGGGGGTGGGTTGAGGAAGAAAGAAACGTATTCGATGATTATAAAAAAGCCTTCAATGAAGAGCCTCCCTTGATCAATGGGGTTGCAATTATGACCGATACCGATAATACTGGTGAATCGGCCCAAGGGTTTTATGGGGATATCATTTTTAAAAAAGGTCCTGGTTCATGAACCTAAATCGTCCAAAAGAATTCAAACCAGAAAATCTTTCCTTTTTACCCCGAAGGCATTTCAGAATTTTTCACCTTCATCAATGGTGGAAGTCTCCATTTTTCAAAAAGTTGCGCTCAGGAAGCAGTATGTTATTGTTTATTTTAGGAGTTTGAGATGGCCTATATTCCCATAGAAGACTATGGTTTGATCGGTGATATGCACACTGCGGCATTGGTTGGGAAAAATGGCTCTATTGATTGGCTGTGTTTTCCCCATTTTGATTCCCCCAGTGTTTTTGGGGCAATTTTGGATGATCAAAAAGGCGGACGTTTTAAGATCTCACCTATCAATTCAGACGTCCATTGCAGACAATTTTATTGGCCAGAAACAAACGTTCTTGTGACCCGTTTTTTATCTCCCCAGGGGGTGGGCGAAATTGTAGATTATATGCCTATCGATATTGGGATAAAAGGTCATGGAGAACATCAGCTGGTCAGGCGTGTCAGTGCCGTCCGAGGAACCATTTCCTTCCGGATGGAATGTTTCCCCGCGTTTAATTATGCCAGGGATGAACATAAGACGGATGTTTTTCAGGAAGGGGCAGGATTTTACTCAAAAAATTTATGTTTGGGCCTTGGGACCAGAATTCCTTTAAGAAGGGAAAGAAATGGAGTGGTTTCTGAATTTACTTTAAACGAGGGAGAGACTACGACCTTTATTCTTCAGGATACCGAAGGTGAGTTTGGATGTGGAGCCTGCCTTTCCGAACCGGAAGCAGATGAATTATTTCGGAAAACGGTTAATTTTTGGCGCCATTGGATCTCAAAATCCAAATATACAGGCAGGTGGCAGGAGATGGTTCACCGCTCAGCCCTAGTCTTAAAACTATTGACCTATGAACCCACCGGGGCCATCGTGGCCGCTCCAACTTGCAGTCTTCCTGAGGGGATCGGAGGAGAACGAAATTGGGATTATCGCTTTACCTGGGTAAGAGATGCCGCTTTTACCTTATATGGATTGATGCGGATCGGTTTTACCGAAGAAGCCGCCAAATTCATGAATTGGTTGGAAGCCCGTTGCGGAGAAATTAACCCGGATGGTTCTCTTCAGATCATGTATGGGATTGACGGGCGACACCGGATTCCGGAAGAGACCCTGGACCATTTAGAAGGCTATAAAGGATCCCGTCCGGTTCGAATCGGAAATGCCGCCTCTTCTCAATTGCAGCTTGATATATATGGAGAGTTATTGGATTCTGTATACCTTTATAATAAATACCGATCCCCAATTGCTTATGATTTTTGGTTACATCTGCACCGTTTGTTGGATTATGTTTGCGATCATTGGGTTGACCCCGATGAGGGGGTTTGGGAAGTCAGGGGAGGAAGGAAGCATTTCACCTATTCCAAATTAATGTGCTGGGTGGCCCTGGACCGCGGTTTACGATTGGCCGAGAAACGCTCCTTTCCTGCGGATCGGCAAAGGTGGCGCGAAAACCGGGATAATATTTATAAGGAAATTATGAGTAAGAGCTGGAATAGGGAGCGGAAAGCGTTTGTACAACATTACGAAAGCGCCTCCTTAGATGCTTCCAATTTGATCATGCCTCTGGTTTTCTTTTTATCCCCTGATGATCCTAGGATGTTAAAAACACTGGATGCAACTCTCCAATCACCAATCAAAGGGGGATTGGTATCCAATAGCCTTGTATACCGGTATAATTTATCTGAAACAAGAGATGGTTTGTCTGGAGAAGAAGGGACCTTTAGTATGTGTACTTTTTGGCTTGTGGAGGCCTTAACTCGTGCAGGGCGGACCGACTCGGGGAAACTGGATCAAGCCCGTTTGTTATTTGAACAGATGCTGGGATATGCCAACCACCTGGGGTTATACGCTGAACAGATTGGCCACAGCGGTGAAGCCCTTGGAAATTTTCCTCAAGCTTTTACCCACCTTGGTTTAATCAGCGCAGCCTACAACCTAGATCGTGCCCTTGGAAAAAAAGACTAGGATGGTTCAAAAACCTAAAGTTATAATTGAAACTATACAGTATAAAGATTGGAATTGTAAAAGAATTAAGAACGGCCCACTTGAGTTAATTCTCCTTCCCCAGATCGGAGGAAGAATTATTGGGATAAATTGGAAAAGTCATGACCTATTTTTTACCCAACCGGAAATGGAAGGTAAAACCAAAAAAAATTCAGAATATATATTCCATCATCAATCCAAAAATCGAGGGACCGGTTCTCCCCTTTGGGGAGGAGATCGGACATGGCTTTCCCTCCAAACGGGTTGGCCCAAAGGAAATACTTTTAACGATTTAGATAGTGGGCCATACGAATTCTGGGTGGAAGAAGGGGGCCCGGAAACCGCAAAAGTGGGGATGAGAAGCCCGGTTTGCGGGGAAACGGGAATCCAAATCACCCGGTTGGTCGAGACCGCCTCGGGGGTTCAGGAATGGGGAGTGACTCACGGTATAAAAAATTGCTCTTTGAAGGATATCCACTTTGGAATTTGGGCAGGGACCATGGTTCTTCGACCCGGAAAAGTTTACTTTCCCCGGTGGAAGAAATCCCCTTTTCCTTTGGGAATAAAAACCTTTGATGAAATAAAGGGATCCATTGAGGTTCGAAACAGGGTGGTCAATGCCATGGGAAAACTGGGGATTATCGATTGTGGAGACCCCGACGCCTTTAAATTTGGTGCTGACGGGCAGGAGGGGTGGATGTTGGGAATATTGGAAATCCCCAATTTGGGTTTGGTTGGGTTTAGAAAACAGTTTCCCGTCTTCTCTGACTGGGGGTATGGACATGACTGTATCACAGAGGTCTTTAATTCCGATCAGTATCCCTATTTTGAAATGACCATCCATGGGCCGTTAATCTCCTTAAAACCTGGTGAACGGTTTGAGCTTCAGGAAAGGCAGGCCCTTTTTGATGTTTTGCAATGGCCGAGGCGGGAAGTGGATGTGAGGGAAATGGTTGCACGATCCTTTTCTGGAAAAATCGGCCGGGATTTGGTTCCCTTAAAAAAATCAGTTTGACCCTCCTTTTTTTCTTCTGCCCCCTTTTGGATGAGAAACCGTCCCCTATTTTTTTCCTCATTTTAAGGGAAGAAAATACGGTCCAAAAGGATGCCAAGATAAGGTATTGAAAAAATGAAAGAAATTCTACAAAATATGACCTAAATCTTAAAGAAGCAGAAGAGATTGAATTTTAACCACAAGAAAAAGGAAAATATATGCAAGCATTTACCTGGATAGGAATGGCAGTCTGTATTTCACAGTCTGCCATGTTTTCCGGTCTAAATTTAGCTTTTTTTAGCATCAGTAAGTTGCAACTAGAGATCGAGGCGACCCATGGGAATCGAAGTGCCCACAAGGTTTTGAGTTTAAGAAAAGACTCCAATTTTCTTTTGGC
This genomic stretch from Nitrospiria bacterium harbors:
- the xth gene encoding exodeoxyribonuclease III; this encodes MAFLKIGTWNVNSIRTRLQAVLQWLKEQDPHVLCLQETKVQDEQFPKSPIEEAGFHVAFNGQKAYNGVAIISKLSLRDVSMDFDGNPNPLQKRFIGATVGSVRVINVYIPNGSEVGSPAFQFKLDFFGKLSGYIKKIYTLENPLVLVGDFNVAPEAIDVYDPVAMEGQILFHPDERRALGEFGKWGLVDLFRHFHSKGNAFTWWDYRMNAFRRKMGLRIDHIFATPYLAQRCRECEIDSEPRKKEKPSDHAPVIATFEI
- a CDS encoding aldo/keto reductase, yielding MEKLILSGTEIQTSRIGLGTWAIGGWLWGGTDETDSIRTIQSAIDRGISLIDTAPVYGFGRSEEIVGKALSESNYREKALIATKCGLEWDNGNIFRNSTQRRIHKEIEASLKRLQTDCIDLYQIHWPDPLVPFDETARTMEDLLKQGKIRAVGVSNYSPNQMDQFQKAASLHTSQPPYNLLERGIEQDVLPFCHKEGITTLVYGVLCRGLLTGRMNLNTQFKGDDLRKIDPKFQPPSFGHYLKAVKALDQFSKDRYGKSVLELSVRWAMDQPGVSVVLWGARRPQQLDPIEGVMGWSLNQGALSLIDQILEQNIPGSIGPEFMAPPARHG
- a CDS encoding glycoside hydrolase family 15 protein, with amino-acid sequence MAYIPIEDYGLIGDMHTAALVGKNGSIDWLCFPHFDSPSVFGAILDDQKGGRFKISPINSDVHCRQFYWPETNVLVTRFLSPQGVGEIVDYMPIDIGIKGHGEHQLVRRVSAVRGTISFRMECFPAFNYARDEHKTDVFQEGAGFYSKNLCLGLGTRIPLRRERNGVVSEFTLNEGETTTFILQDTEGEFGCGACLSEPEADELFRKTVNFWRHWISKSKYTGRWQEMVHRSALVLKLLTYEPTGAIVAAPTCSLPEGIGGERNWDYRFTWVRDAAFTLYGLMRIGFTEEAAKFMNWLEARCGEINPDGSLQIMYGIDGRHRIPEETLDHLEGYKGSRPVRIGNAASSQLQLDIYGELLDSVYLYNKYRSPIAYDFWLHLHRLLDYVCDHWVDPDEGVWEVRGGRKHFTYSKLMCWVALDRGLRLAEKRSFPADRQRWRENRDNIYKEIMSKSWNRERKAFVQHYESASLDASNLIMPLVFFLSPDDPRMLKTLDATLQSPIKGGLVSNSLVYRYNLSETRDGLSGEEGTFSMCTFWLVEALTRAGRTDSGKLDQARLLFEQMLGYANHLGLYAEQIGHSGEALGNFPQAFTHLGLISAAYNLDRALGKKD
- a CDS encoding TVP38/TMEM64 family protein, encoding METTVKEKPSFAKWLILFVFGFVIASFFYFDLSQFLSLTSLKENKEALQNYTQSHYLLVVGLYILIYIVQTAFSLPGAAILTLAAGFLFGAFLGTVYVNIGATAGATLAFIAARYLFRDSVEKKFGTKLDSIQQGFSKNAFNYLLTLRLIPLFPFFLVNLASGLTRMKLPTYVGGTALGILPGSFVYANAGKQLGTINALEDIASQGVIGAFVLLGLLALVPVVYQKLKRAPMEKQVFDAGDSKK
- a CDS encoding ankyrin repeat domain-containing protein, with the translated sequence MFSITSCTQDAGSERRKAARNELKRMGISFSPQAFMESIKKGEVGTVNLFLAGGMDPETKDNFNQTALMYAAMEGRNSVVKALVEKGANVNGYNNKGGTVLMFAAMNGHDRTVKTLLEKGSFVNSSTRDGLTALMVAAGAGHNDTVMTLIEGGAEINGGDGIGQTALMHAVAAERTGTVKSLLENGADPNAKSSRGSSVLAIAKSQGFTDIIQLLEEAQGQK
- a CDS encoding DUF3047 domain-containing protein, producing MSSLKGLAFGLLVILFFLDPSFADRPNVLKVGEFSKAVEGENIPEGWEPLTFKKILTHTRYEVIKEGDVTVIQAMSDGGASGLTRKIHIDLKEYPVIQWRWKVDNVIQSSDVFSKEADDYAARIYITFEYDPDKVSFGKKVKYKAGRLIFGDIPIAAINYIWESKTPKGTIVDNAYTDFVKMIVVESGEERVGGWVEEERNVFDDYKKAFNEEPPLINGVAIMTDTDNTGESAQGFYGDIIFKKGPGS